In Peromyscus eremicus chromosome 15, PerEre_H2_v1, whole genome shotgun sequence, a genomic segment contains:
- the Syt2 gene encoding synaptotagmin-2 has protein sequence MRNIFKRTQEPIVAPATATTATMSMPVRPADNSTESTGTGESQEDMFAKLKEKFFNEINKIPLPPWALIAMAVVAGLLLLTCCFCICKKCCCKKKKNKKEKGKGMKNAMNMKDMKGGQDDDDAETGLTEGEGEGEEEKEPENLGKLQFSLDYDFQANQLTVGVLQAAELPALDMGGTSDPYVKVFLLPDKKKKYETKVHRKTLNPAFNETFTFKVPYQELGGKTLVMAIYDFDRFSKHDIIGEVKVPMNTVDLGQPIEEWRDLQGGEKEEPEKLGDICTSLRYVPTAGKLTVCILEAKNLKKMDVGGLSDPYVKIHLMQNGKRLKKKKTTVKKKTLNPYFNESFSFEIPFEQIQKVQVVVTVLDYDKLGKNEAIGKIFVGSNATGTELRHWSDMLANPRRPIAQWHSLKPEEEVDALLGKNK, from the exons atgagaaacatcttcaagaggacccaggaGCCCATTGTGGCTCCTGCCACCGCCACCACGGCCACCATGTCGATGCCTGTCAGACCTGCGGACAACTCCACGGAGAGTACGGGCACTGGGGAGAGCCAAGAAGACATGTTCGCCAAGCTGAAGGAGAAATTCTTCAACGAGATCAACAAGATCCCCC TGCCGCCCTGGGCTCTGATCGCCATGGCCGTGGTCGCTGGCCTCCTACTGCTCACCTGCTGCTTCTGCATCTGTAAGAAGTGCTGctgtaagaagaagaagaacaagaaggagaaGGGCAAAGGCATGAAGAACGCCATGAACATGAAGGACATGAAGGGGGGCCAG GATGACGACGATGCAGAGACAGGCCTGACCGAAGGAGAAGGTGAAGGCGAGgaggagaaggagccagagaaccTGGGCAAATTGCAGTTTTCTCTGGACTATGATTTCCAAGCCAACCAG CTCACCGTGGGTGTCCTGCAAGCTGCTGAACTCCCTGCCCTGGACATGGGTGGCACTTCAGACCCGTATGTCAaagtcttcctcctcccagacaagaagaagaaatatgAGACCAAGGTGCACCGGAAGACACTGAACCCCGCCTTCAACGAGACCTTCACTTTCAAG GTGCCATACCAGGAGTTAGGAGGCAAGACCCTGGTGATGGCCATCTATGACTTTGATCGCTTCTCTAAGCATGACATTATTGGAGAGGTGAAGGTGCCTATGAACACCGTGGACCTTGGCCAGCCCATCGAGGAGTGGAGGGACCTACAAGgcggggagaaggaagag CCAGAGAAGCTGGGTGACATCTGTACCTCCTTGCGCTACGTGCCCACTGCTGGGAAGCTCACTGTCTGTATCCTGGAGGCCAAGAACCTTAAGAAGATGGACGTGGGGGGCCTTTCAG ACCCCTACGTGAAGATCCACCTGATGCAGAACGGCAAGAGGctcaagaagaagaagacgaccGTGAAGAAGAAGACCCTGAACCCCTACTTCAACGAGTCCTTCAGCTTCGAGATCCCCTTTGAGCAGATTCAG AAAGTCCAGGTGGTTGTCACTGTGCTGGACTATGACAAGCTGGGCAAGAACGAAGCCATCGGCAAGATCTTCGTGGGCAGCAACGCCACAGGCACCGAGCTGCGGCACTGGTCTGACATGCTGGCCAACCCCCGGAGGCCCATCGCCCAGTGGCACTCTCTAaagccagaggaggaggtggaCGCACTCCTGGGCAAGAACAAGTAG